The Dasypus novemcinctus isolate mDasNov1 chromosome 12, mDasNov1.1.hap2, whole genome shotgun sequence genome includes a window with the following:
- the LOC101447788 gene encoding olfactory receptor 8S1-like — protein MRNDSAIREFILLGLSADPHIQAVLFVLLFLIYLLTLVGNFLMLLVIRADSHLHTPMYFFLKQLSFLDLCHSSVTAPKMLENLLSKSKTIFVESCLAQTFFVFATGGTEACLLAVMAYDRYVAISSPLLYGQLMSHQLCAGLVWGSWGLAFADALINILPAVQLDFCEGRIIPHFSCELSSLFPLSCSDTSTNFMMLLCSSVLHFFGTFIMIVSSYSRIVSTILHISSTSGRSKAFSTCSSHLTTVILFYGSGFISYLLPASGSPLEMIFSLQYSVVTPMLNPLIYSLQNKEVKAAVGRMFRKYFYPLM, from the coding sequence ATGAGAAACGACAGTGCTATCAGGGAGTTCATTCTCCTTGGACTGTCTGCTGACCCCCACATTCAGGCTGTGCTCTTTGTGCTCCTCTTTCTGATCTACCTGCTCACTCTGGTGGGGAACTTCTTGATGCTGCTGGTGATCAGGGCCGATTCTCAcctccacacccccatgtacttcttttTGAAGCAACTCTCCTTCTTGGACCTCTGCCACTCTTCTGTCACAGCTCCCAAAATGCTGGAGAATCTGCTTTCCAAAAGCAAAACCATCTTTGTAGAGAGCTGCCTGGCTCAGACCTTCTTTGTGTTTGCCACGGGGGGCACCGAGGCCTGCCTGCTGgcagtgatggcctatgaccgctatgtagcCATCAGCTCCCCTCTGCTCTACGGCCAGCTGATGAGTCACCAGCTCTGTGCCGGGCTGGTGTGGGGCTCCTGGGGCCTGGCCTTTGCCGATGCGCTCATCAATATCCTCCCGGCTGTCCAATTAGACTTTTGTGAGGGCCGAATTATCCCCCACTTCAGCTGTgagctctcttctctcttccctctctcttgctCTGACACCTCTACCAACTTCATGatgctgctctgctcctctgtcttGCATTTCTTTGGAACCTTCATTATGATTGTTTCTTCCTATTCCCGCATCGTCTCCACCATCCTGCACATCAGCTCCACCTCAGGCCGAAGCAAGGCCTTCTCCACCTGTTCCTCCCACCTCACCACGGTGATCTTGTTCTATGGCTCAGGTTTCATCAGTTATCTCTTGCCAGCTTCAGGCTCCCCCCTGGAAATGATCTTCTCCTTGCAGTACAGTGTGGTCACACCCATGCTGAATCCCCTCATCTACAGCCTGCAGAACAAGGAGGTGAAGGCAGCTGTGGGAAGaatgttcagaaaatatttttatcctcTCATGTAG